A single window of Oreochromis aureus strain Israel breed Guangdong linkage group 7, ZZ_aureus, whole genome shotgun sequence DNA harbors:
- the LOC116332665 gene encoding UDP-glucuronosyltransferase 2C1-like gives MKMLYLPLILFTLLSFQPPGSFGGKILVFPLDGSHWINMKVLIEELHAKGHEITVIRPSDSWYISEKSPLYTSVTLPYSSGFEENFETYLFQQLEIRLRGKPTSSWSRIWTQIQIRNVVVEQFTQFHKGMSETVVQMFEDKELMQSLHAAKYDVLLTDPGIGCGAMLARRLQVPLVFNVRWTIQGEAHFLVAPSPLAYIPFTGTELTDKMTFPERIKNMLSYIIGMYTLFYMAETNYKPVVMKYFGPDVDYSTFFLDADIWLMRNDFVFEFPRPTLPNIVYMGGFQCKPSKALPDDLETFVQSSGDHGVIVMTLGTLVAKLPQHVTEEIAAAFARLPQKVIWRYIGQRPTNLGNNTLLVNWLPQNDLLGHPKTRVFVTHGGTNGVQEAIYHGVPIVGLPLFFDQPDNLSRIKAKGGAVIVDIAMLERDSFAEALMTALYNSTYRENMQMLSRLHRDQPMKPLDQAVFWIEYVIRHKGTRHLQTQSYKMSWFVYKSLDVIAFLLTVVLLMMLICVSCLRLVWRMIFTGKKVKRE, from the coding sequence ATGAAAATGCTTTATTTACCTTTGATCCTGTTTACACTACTGTCATTTCAACCACCCGGTTCATTTGGGGGCAAAATTCTGGTGTTCCCACTGGATGGAAGCCATTGGATAAACATGAAAGTGCTCATAGAGGAACTGCATGCCAAAGGTCATGAGATCACTGTCATTCGGCCATCTGATAGTTGGTACATCAGTGAGAAATCGCCACTCTATACCTCTGTCACACTTCCCTACTCTAGTGGATTTGAGGAAAACTTTGAAACATATTTGTTTCAACAGCTGGAAATCCGGCTTCGGGGAAAACCTACGTCCTCTTGGTCCCGCATCTGGACTCAAATTCAGATCCGGAATGTGGTTGTAGAACAGTTCACTCAGTTTCACAAAGGAATGAGTGAAACAGTCGTTCAGATGTTTGAAGACAAAGAGCTGATGCAGTCTTTACATGCTGCTAAATACGATGTGCTTTTGACTGACCCTGGCATCGGTTGCGGGGCCATGCTGGCACGCCGGCTCCAGGTTCCTCTGGTTTTCAATGTAAGATGGACCATTCAAGGCGAGGCTCACTTCCTTGTTGCTCCCTCACCTCTGGCATACATTCCTTTTACTGGAACAGAGTTAACAGATAAGATGACCTTCCCTGAGAGAATAAAGAATATGTTGAGTTACATTATTGGCATGTACACATTGTTTTACATGGCAGAAACAAACTACAAACCGGTTGTTATGAAGTACTTTGGGCCTGATGTGGATTACTCAACGTTTTTCCTGGACGCTGATATATGGCTTATGAGAAATGATTTTGTCTTTGAATTCCCACGTCCAACATTGCCAAATATTGTCTACATGGGTGGATTTCAATGTAAACCCTCAAAAGCGCTTCCTGATGACCTGGAGACATTTGTCCAGAGCTCTGGAGACCACGGAGTCATTGTGATGACCCTCGGGACTTTAGTTGCAAAGCTTCCTCAACATGTTACTGAGGAAATTGCTGCAGCCTTTGCCCGACTTCCTCAGAAGGTTATATGGAGGTATATAGGACAAAGGCCAACCAACCTGGGAAACAACACGTTACTAGTCAACTGGCTCCCACAAAATGACCTCTTAGGACATCCCAAAACTAGAGTGTTTGTGACCCATGGAGGCACCAATGGAGTTCAGGAAGCAATTTACCACGGGGTGCCTATCGTTGGACTTCCCTTATTCTTTGATCAGCCCGATAATCTCTCCAGGATCAAAGCAAAAGGAGGAGCTGTGATTGTGGATATCGCTATGCTCGAAAGAGATAGCTTTGCAGAGGCACTGATGACAGCTCTTTACAATTCCACTTACAGGGAAAACATGCAGATGCTCTCCAGGCTGCACAGAGATCAGCCCATGAAACCTCTGGATCAAGCAGTGTTTTGGATAGAATATGTTATAAGACATAAAGGGACCCGTCATCTGCAGACACAGTCGTACAAAATGTCGTGGTTTGTGTACAAGTCTCTTGATGTCATTGCATTTTTGTTGACCGTCGTTTTGCTTATGATGCTCATTTGTGTTTCATGTCTAAGGCTAGTGTGGAGAATGATCTTTActggaaaaaaagttaaacgTGAATga